A segment of the Chryseobacterium scophthalmum genome:
CGAGTTTTCAAGATTCTTGGAATATTTAATAAGTATATTTTTCAATATTTAAAACTCGTATCACCAAACCCGAACCACGACTAAAGCTTCTCCTTTTCTTTTGTTTCTTCATTTTTAGAAATATATCCATCGTAAGAAATCGGCTGTCTGTCGTTACTTCTTATTGATGTTGATGCTTTTCCGTTTTTAAAAATTTCAATATTAATATCAGAAACATGTTTCACATCATTAGGTTTGATTTTGTAAACCCAATTTCCTTTTTTGCTTTGAGTTTTTGTCACGGCATAATCTTTTGAAGTAAATCGGTAATTGTTATCAGAAGTACCGTATGTTGAGGTAAAAGCTCTTCCGAAATAAGGAAGCGTAACTTCCATCACTCCTTTTTTAAATTCAATGCCGTAGCTTTCACCAGAAATCTGAAATGTACGAAGCTGAGTGGCATTCGGCATTGAGTTTACCACATTGATAACATCGTAATTCATCGGGTTTGCTTTTTCAGCATGAAAAGTAAATTCATCCGAACTCACCAGATTGTTTACTATTTGTGGATCAACTTTTTGCGATGCACAATTCTGAAAAAGAAATATGAATGCAAAAACTGAGATTAT
Coding sequences within it:
- a CDS encoding DUF4251 domain-containing protein, which gives rise to MKIYIKIISVFAFIFLFQNCASQKVDPQIVNNLVSSDEFTFHAEKANPMNYDVINVVNSMPNATQLRTFQISGESYGIEFKKGVMEVTLPYFGRAFTSTYGTSDNNYRFTSKDYAVTKTQSKKGNWVYKIKPNDVKHVSDINIEIFKNGKASTSIRSNDRQPISYDGYISKNEETKEKEKL